DNA from Thunnus thynnus unplaced genomic scaffold, fThuThy2.1 SCAFFOLD_92, whole genome shotgun sequence:
AGTTCATCATCCTAGCACTCCACATTCCAGGTCACAAAAACGCAATCGCTGATTCACTCCCTCGTTTCCTGTTTCAGAAATTCAGACAACTAGCTCCAGCCTCCAACCCTCTTCCAACTCCAGTCCCTTCGTTTTCAGCCACAATCTACAACTGAACCTGCAACTGGAACAACTGGTCACCATTTCACGGGACAACATCATCAACAGCGTCGCCCCTCAAACACTATCTTCATACCTCACCGGCTGGAATTCCTTTAAAGCCTTTCACGTCTCCCACGGACTCCCATTCCCTTCACTGGACATTCTTACCCTCTCCTGCTTCATTACATTCTCCCACACTCAACTCAAGATCAAGTCTTCCACCATACAGACTTACCTCAGTGGAATCAAtttctttgttaaattgatttcCGGAGCGCCATGCCCAGCCTTGTCCCACTCTCAtattaatatgttaattaaagGTCTCCGCAAGGCGGAACCGCACCCCGCACCAAAACGTTCACCCCTCATGTCGGACCTTCTGGCCCGATGCATTCACACACTCCGCACAGGCTACTTGACTCCCCACGTAGACAAAACCCTGGAGTCCATGTTTTTACTagctttttttttggcttcctACGCTGCTCAGAAATCACAGCTCCTTCCTACTCCTTTGATCCATCACTACACGCCACATTGTCCGACATCTCTTTCCACTCTTCAGACACACTCATCTACCACCTCAAACGCAGCAAGACCAACCAGTCGGGTCAACCTCAACCCATCTACATTTTCCGCCTAGATTCATACATAAGTCCTCACGAACCCATCCATGAGTACATCAACACAAGACTAGCCAACCGAGCTTCCCCTCAAGACCCTCTGTTCATCATGGAAATGGGAAGGGTAGCAACACGTTTTTGGTTCCACCACCACTTGCGCTCAGTACTTGCCAGATCCGGAATACCCCCAGACCAGTTCTCAGGACACTCATTCCGCATTGCAGCCGCTTCCACCGCCTCTAGACAAGGCATTCCCgacaacatcatcaaaatcCTCGGCCGTTGGTCATCCCCCGCCTATCATACCTACATCCATCACGACCTGGATAACATAAAGAAATCCCATTCTCGCCTCTCTGGTTGAAGTCTCTTTGGGGGCTTCGTACAGATGCTGGACCATCGAGacagcacccccaccctgagtctcaaccCCCTGTTCCCACTTACCTCCCCGACGTCGacgcctctcctcctttcatctatcactctcctatccactccctccttcccctctttcccgcctgctcttctttctccccatccctcgaccctcatcccctCGACCCTTACCCCCTCATCCCGCATCCCACGACCTCGACCCTCACCCCTGCATCCTCACACCCCagaccctctcccttcccccatccatccttccctctccaacCATCCCTCTAACtgtccttcctccttttcatcctGCTCTTCCATCACACTcccaataaaccattaaatccatactctagaaggagtggtcttggttagtgaatttgtatttgtattcaagtAAAAGCGGAAAAAgggtttaaaatattttttgttttttttattacacttttaattttaggatattaaagtgttaaaataagtgtttatgaattaACTATCTTACGAAGGGGGTCCCCACACCTGGTCTCGAACTCCAGTCTCTCAAATCATAGActactgtgctgactactgagctaaaaccaaaTGCATcccaaatgaaaaacacatgtttgCAACTCATCACAACAGTTAAGAGTCCATAGAGGAGTAATGAGAGAACCATACGGTTTTTGTGGCTGGTGATCGAGTTAAAAAACAGAGCTAATAAGGATTTGTGTCTGAATAAACACGGGTTTTGtagcttcatcatcatcagttatGACCATAGAGGAGTAATGAGAGACCCATATGGCTTGTTGTAGGTGAATTCAGGTCAGATGACCGGCTGTAGCCCAACTCTTTTCTTTAAAGTTTACAAAttcactaaccaagaccactccttctagaatatggatttaatggtttattgggAGTGTGATGGAAGgcagggtgaaaaggaggaaggatagttagagggatggttggagagggaaggatggatgggggaagggagagggtcggGGGGTGTGAGGATGCGGGGGTGAGGGTCGAGGTCGTGGGATGCGGGATGAGGGGGTAGGGGtcgaagggatgagggtcgagggatggggagaaagaagagcaggcgggaaagaggggaaggagagagtggataggagagtgatagatgaaaggaggagatgCGTCGACGTCGGGGAGGTAAGTGGGAACAGGggttgagactcagggtgggggtgctgtCTCGATGATCTGGCATCTGTACGAGGCCCCCCTGTTCCTGTGTttgagcagagaagagaggaaagttaGCGGAGGGGTCGGGTGGGAGGGACTTGCAAGCTGagacagaggggagaggagCGGATATGGTGTGTCTAAATACCCTGTGGTGCGGAAATGGGTTGCATACAAGGCGTGGTCTTTGGTTcccgaactttgtttataagtctATATACTTCATttcactaaccaagaccactccttctagaatatggatttaatggtttattgggAGTGTGATGGAAGgcagggtgaaaaggaggaaggatagttagagggatggttggagagggaaggatggatgggggaagggagagggtcggGGGGTGTGAGGATGCGGGGGTGAGGGTCGAGGTCGTGGGATGCGGGATGAGGGGGTAGGGGtcgaagggatgagggtcgagggatggggagaaagaagagcaggcgggaaagaggggaaggagggagtggataggagagtgatagatgaaaggaggagatgCGTCGACGTCGGGGAGGTAAGTGGGAACAGGggttgagactcagggtgggggtgctgtCTCGATGATCTGGCATCTGTACGAGGCCCCCAAAGAGACTTCAACCAGAGAGGCGAGAATGGGATTTCTTAATGTTATCCGGGTCGTGATGGATGTAGGTATGAGAGTGGGACGAGGCTGGGCATGGTGCTCCGGGAATCCGGGAAATTGATTCCGCTGAGGTAGGTCTGTATGGTGGAAGACTTGATCTTGAGTTGAGTGTGGGAGAATGTAATGAAGCAGGAGAGGGTAAGAATGTCCGGTGAAGGGAATGGGAGTCCGTGGGAGACGTGAAAGGTTTTAAAGGAATTCCAGCCGGTGAAGTATGGAGATAGTGTTCAAGGGGTGAAGCTGTTGATGATGTTGTCCCGTGAAGTGGTAGCCAGTTGTTCCAGTTGCGGGTTCAGTTGTAGATTGTGGCTGAAAACGGTGGGACTGGAGTTGGAAGAGGGTTGGAGGCTGGAGCTAGTTGTCTGAATTTCTGAAACATGAAACGAGAGAGTGAATCGGCGATTGCGTTTTTGTGGCCTGGAATGTGGAGTGCTCGGATGATGAACTAGTGCTGGGCTGAAACCAATGTGAGCTTGCGCATGAACTGCATGATATCCAGATTGTGTGACCGGCCTTTGTTGAGGATGTCGACGACGGCACTGTTGTCGGAGTGGATGGCGATGGTCTTTTTGGACCATTCATGCCCCCAAAGAATGGCAGCGATGACAATCGGGTACATTTCTGAAATGGTGGAGGAAGGGGCCAGGGAAGAGAAGTCGGGTGGCCATTCGGCAGAGAACCATCTGCCGCCGTAGTAACAACCGAAGCCGACTGAAGGGGCGGCGTCGGTGTATAGCTGGATGTCATTGGCGTCTGTAACGTGGATGTCGTAAAAGAAGGAGATGCCATTCCAGGAAGAGAGGAACTGGTGCCACATTTTTAGTTCCATCTTGCACGCGCTGTCTAGCGTGACGTGGTCGTGGATGGATGGGACGGCGGTGGCTATGGAGAGAAGGTGTGACAAGAAAGATCGGCCCTGAGGGATGATGCGGGTGGCGTAGTTGAAATGGCCCAGCAGAGAGAGTAATTGACGTTTGGTGCATGTGTTGGCCATGAGAAAGTTTTGAATGAGTAGAGAAATGCGGTGGAGTTTCTCAGTAGGCAGAGATGCTTGGAGTGTAATGGAGTTGAGGGTGATGCCGAGGAATTCCAAGGATGTGCTTGggccttctgttttctctggagACAGGGGAACGCCGAGATCAGTGAATGCGGAAATCATTGTGGTGAGACCGTATGACGGGGGCGAAGACGGTGGCGTGACCGTGAGGAAGTCGTCAAGTAGGTGGATGATGTATGGGAGTTTATAATTGTTGGAAAGAATCCAGCAGAGGGCTTCGGACAATGAGTCGAAAATTTTTGGGCTGCTCTTGCAGCCGAAGGTTAGACGCACGGCAAAATAGTATGCGCCCTTCCAGGAGACCCCGAAGGGGTGCCAGTAGTCGGGGTGGATGGGGAGGACTTTGAAAGCACTTGTGATGTCCGCCTTGGACAACCATGCTCCCTGGCCCGCGAGTCGGATGAGGGAAATGGCGTGGTCTATGGTGGCGTATTGCATGGAAAAGTCCAGGCTGGGAATCAGGCTGTTAATGCTTGGAAAGGTGGAACCGTGGGGGGACGAGAGGTCGATGATGAGCCTCTTTTTCCCAGAGTACTTCCTGGTTGCCACTCCGATTGGGCTGACTCTGAAAGACGGGAAAGGGGGGCTGGAGAAAGGGCCAATCATGAAGGCGTCATCAACTTCTTTTTGCAGTAGTCTGTCAACTGTGGTGGGTTCAGACAGGGCTGATTGCAAGTTGTTGCATATGTGAGTGGACTCAGGTGTGGCCTGCAGACCCGGATGGAAACCGTAAGTGAAGCCCTGAATGAGGAAGTTGACGAACTGGGTGTCTGGATGGTTTTGTAGGGCGGTGGCTAGGGCGTTGATGTTAACGGGGGTATTGAGATGCTTACACAGCTGTTGCTTTGTCGGGTTGTGTGGGCATGTGGCTCTGGCGTGGGCTCCCCCGCAGAATGAACAAGTGTGGAGGAATttgcagctggaggagctgcaacTGAGGTCGTTGAAGTTATTGCAGATCATCCGTCCTCCCTGGTAGAGGACAGGTCTCCCTCTCCTGTCCGTGCCTTTGGGGAGGGGGCCGAGGATGGACGGGTGATCTAAGGCAGGTTTGGGGGTGATGGATGGTGGGGGAGCCACCGATGGCAAGTAGTGTGGCATGGCTGGGCTTCGCTTGTCTGTTACCGAGGCGCGGGGCAGGGGGGCGGAGAGGGTGCATGCTGCGGCGGGATGGGAAGGGGCGCCGCACGTTTCGCAGTGCAGAGAAGCGCGAGCTGCGAAAACTTGGCAGTATAGCTCGTGGTCCAATGTTCCCCAGTACGTGGTTGAACTGTTGGAGGCGACCGGCGGCTTGGGAGGCAAAGAGGATATGATAGGTATAGAAACCGTTGCCGCCGAAACGCAAGGTCAGGTCGAGAATTAATGACAAGTAATCATCGAGCTCGGACCTGCGGTCGGGGAAGGCTGAACAAATTATGTCTCTATACAATGAGAACGCAAAAGCGAACTCGGCGACTGTGAGGTCCTTGGAGCGAGCAGGAAGTGGCTGTTTAAGTTCTGAGGGGCCGAATGAGGTGAGCAGTTCCCTGGGGATGTGAGGATTAATTGATGTAGGGTGAATGAGTTGAGCGAGATCAATGTAATTACCGGTTAGGATCTGCTGCCTGAGGGTGGGAGACACGGGGGAGGGCCGGGCGGATGCTAGGGGGCGCACTGGTGGCTGGGCGGTGGCCAGGGTGTAGATGCTGGATGGAGGTGTGGGAGCCAGGAAAAGGCCGAGGCTGGCCGTGTGTAAGGCTGTAGGATAAGGAGGTGCAGGTGCTGTAGTACGGGTAATGCTAGAGTGCGGGTCGTGGGGAGCCGGGGGGTAGGGGAGGAGACAGGGAgggtgaaaagaagaaagaggaggaacaGGTTGGGTGTAACTCGTGGAGCTGCTGGGGCCCGCTGTTGTTTGTGCTGTCTGAGCGGCTGCCGTGGTTGGTGTgggtggaggagcagctgagatgGCCGGGAGGGAAGGAGCAGCAGAGATAGGAGccggagaggaggaagggatgcTGGGGTGATGGAATGTATATGCATGGGATGTAAGTGCGGCTGAAGAGAAAGTAGGAGGAGGAAATggctgtggagcagagagagcctGCATAGGGTTAGAAGCAGACTGTACTGGGGAGGCTGAGGTTGCTGAGGAGGAAGGTGTGCGTGTGGCGGTGCGACGTGCCGTGACGTCACGGACGTCGTCACGCGCGCGACGTCGGGAACCCGGAAGATCGTGGGAAGATGGACGGGAGAGAGTGCTGTCCTTCAGGGAGTTTGTGTATAGTTGAAACAGTCTTGCCTTGTTGTCGGTGCGGTGGAAGGGAATGTTATTTTGGCTGAGGAAATGCTTTAAGCGAGCGACGGTCCACTCGGACATGTTTGGGGCCGAGGAGCGGTCCGTACGCCGGAGGCGAGGAGAGCGCTGTGCGCGGTGGCTGCTCCTCTTGGGCGGGCTCCGGGATCTCGAGCGAGGCTGGAGTGAGCGTCGGGAATAAGTAGCTTCCTTCGGACGCCGAGTACGGGACCTTCCCCTGGAGCCGCTGGGGATCGAGGGCTCGACGATACCGTCGTCGACGGAGGATGAGGGCCGAGAGGCCGGGATGAGGGAAACCGAGGAGCGCAGGCGAGGCTGCCGGAAAGATCGGACGCCGGGGGACTCCGGGACTTCGAACGAGTCCTCGTCCGAAGCGTTGAGGAGCAGTTCGAGGTCCATGATGTGAGTAAGAAGTTTTAAGTTTATGCTGGTGTGTCACAGGGTGCTTGCAAGCTGagacagaggggagaggagCGGATATGGTGTGTCTAAATACCCTGTGGTGCGGAAATGGGTTGCGTACAAGGCGTGGTCTTTGGTTcccgaactttgtttataagtctataaacttcatttagggataacacacacacacacacacacacacgtatcaGTTTACTCTCAGTGACATACCACCAACTGAATCAAAACCTTTCAAATCATAGTCTCCACATATTGACTCAAACAATACCTAacaataatatcataatatgaTATTCTGTGATGCACCTAcagtagggatgcacgatattatcggcatgTCATCAGTATCGGCTGAtataagctctaaaatgaaatatcagcatctgcatgaaatgaacattttctgccaattatgagaggccgatttgttgCCATCCCTTCCGCCACCTGACTGCTTCCCTCCATGGACTGTTTTACCCTGACGGTCCTGGTGCTTCcgccgcaggctccacttcactcagctgcccgccagctgcttcttctagcggaggctagctggctgtgcttccctctggcCGTGCTGCTGCTAACGCTCcactagcctctcagctaacattagccccagctctccatgtggatccaaccggagcaccgagccccggtttgttattcaggttaaagtgggaagaagcagcgagTCTAatgggcagcttgagtgaagtggagcctgcggaggaagcacagGGAcagtcagggtgaaacagtccgcgGAGGAGCTGCTTttttcagctgcacagataggaaacaccttggctgacaggatgtaccagtctgtttgggaaaaaaaccttcttctttttggtttataacggcggttggcaaccagcgtattaggtgcattaccaccaccttctgctccggagtgtggaccagacattaatcctgtctgtctattaaactcaaagaaaactctactgctccacccacttggcaggttcattgaAGTTTTAGTGCCGAGTTCCTGTTCCTTCATaaattgtctttcttgatcatacttagtactatctatgattgcatgcgtaatagtctcctcagccagctggaaaaaaatatgtgcatatatcgatatccaatatcgtgcatccctaatctACAGCAGACAGCCATCCTGACATATGCACAAactagggatgcatgatattggattttttgccgatatcagatatgccgatatttccaacacattgtggccgattgctgaTGCCGATACCGACGTTGTTCAGCCTACATCACCTTCTTCAGCCCACATCACCTGCTGCCGAAGCCGCTGTTTCATCCAGTCCTCCTGGGGAAAAACGGGTGCATGAAAGGCTTCACAGAGTAACAATGGCTCCATTTAAACAGATGTTTAAATTCAGTGCAtgtagtatttaagggactggcTAAGTACCAGACAACATCGCAAGACCTAACAGGATGTAGAACAGGTTGGTGGTCCAGAAGACAAACAGGTAGAGCGTCTTGTCACAGTAGGGTTCCACGCTGGTTGTTGTCTTATCGTAGTTGGGTTCATAGATGGAGTAAATCCACACATTACCTAAAGAAAAAGAGGCCCAAGCAAGTTAATACTTCTCACAAAagtaaacatattttcacatcatATAACAAGCACAACATGGTGGCACAAGGGTGAAGCATCTGTGTGTTAAATCTAGAGGCCTGTAAATGTTACTGCACTGCGTTTATTTACTAATAAGCACGAGAAGAAAGCTTTAATATCATGATTTCTCTTTAAACTTAAATTAATAGGTTTTTGGGGGCAgaagaacaagctgtaaacacaagatTGATGTATTATACTTCATGGACAAGTTatggcaaacatgttagcaaaaaGGATTGCATGGATTtacagcagacatggagcaacattagcatccatCTGGAGTCGTGTTTATGACCATCCAGTGAATGCAAGTCCAAAATTTACTAAtcttttagctgttttgagGCAAATAGTAACTGCATTCCAACTGCGTCTGCGACTTTCAATATACTGTTTTTCACTCTTTGACCTTCCTGCGTTTTTCTAACCACACCCAGTGTGTTGTTCTctctcagcagctgcagatgGACAGGAAGAGAAACTAAATGAGACTTGAAAAGTGACTGAGtgttttcaacttttcaaacaTTACATTTGTCTGAAGAGACCCTTTCACATTGTCACTACAAagcattttttcctttaatttttaaatgttaaatctctgttgagctgttctggaaaaaaaagttgtgtatTCATGCACCGCTTATTCAGGTGgtattttaaaattacacaagTTAATGCTACTGCAGAGTATAATATTCTTTGgaaatcaaaaacatttaatattaattttgaTGAATGTATTACATTCATGAAGAGAAGTAAGATCAATGGATGCAACATCCTAGCAGTCTGAAAATTGAAAAGAcagatttgtatttattacgATTATACAAATCAAAGATACAGTAAGTCTTCACGTAGTGGAAAATGACAGAATGAAGAAATCttcaaacaaatacaataacaatgtttataaagattattgctttgcttcctctgtttctctaGATTTCTTCTTTGTCTGAGTTTCTCAGAGCTTTGCAGAGCATGTTGTCAACTGTGACTTCCTTTCCAACTAAACCACAGAGGAAGTTCAAGCTTGTTTGAGAGGAACTAGCTCTGCGCAGCTCTGGTAATTACGTGACAATACATACATGTTTGAATCCTAATGTGCATGCATTGTCACGTATTCAGTTTTCAGAGTGAGGCACCACAGCTTCTCTCCACCAAACAAATATACAGTTCTGAAAGTCTATGTCcatgtaaattcaaaatggctgacttccttttTGGTGAAGGGTTTGGCTCCAAGAGGCTCTTTGTAagtctggacatgatacatgtgcctaccaaatttGGTATATCTAGGTGAAACCTAAATGTGGGGGATTCAACTTTGAAATTTAATGGGGGGCGCTAtcaagccattttgccacaccaaTGCCCAAGAtccataaaacatataaatgttcACCACTTCTGACACGTGGAAAGTTTCATGATTTTTTGAgcccctcaaaaaaaaagtgtgacttCCTTTCCAACTAAACCACAGAGGAAGTTCGAGCTTGTTTGAGAGGAACTAGTTCTGCGTGGATTACTGGTAATCACATGACAATACATACATGTTTGAATCCTAATGTGCATGCATTGTCACGTATTCAGTTTTCAGAGTGAGGCACCACAGCTTCTCTCCACCAAACAAATATACAGTTCTGAAAGTCCATGTCTAAAATATAATGTTAGAGTAAACTGTGTTGTATACATTTTATTCTACTATTTtgggtctgttttgttttgtgttttgaagtTCTTTATTTTGGGAATTTAATATTGAAAAAGCTGCACATGTGGAGGGTACCTACTTTTGTCTAACTCAGGCTATCGAACCCCTGCTTATGTTGAATTTAACAATGCATTTTTTCATGAAACAGGGACTGAGTATTTGACTCTTTGACACTTACATTTAAGCCTGGCAGTACTTCAGGgcaagtatgaacaggaggaacaattacagaGATCAATAACTATTTCAATATACATATGGGCTTGTGAGTTTTCTGTCAAGAATTACTGTCACATCAGATGTTTGATGTGATGAAATTGCACCATTTTAACTACGAGTTTTGAGTTGTCCCAAAATGCATTGTGACACTGGAAGAGAATAAAGGTAATCTCCAAAGTTGGACATGTGAGATTTTCACTCGACAGCAACAATGAGAGTCATTGCTGTAAAATCAGTAACAGTAAATGTCTTATCTTCATTGTGAGTAGCTACAACCTTTAAACgctgcttacatgttaacaCATCAGTAATTTCAcgcaatttttttaaaagaagaacttttgacattttgattaaCTTTAACAGTCCTTTCTTTACGgtataaactttattattaacaaatgcagtaaaatattgaattaaggtattggttttattgtttcattaaagtACTGTAGGGTAAGAAAAAtagtatttcttccaccactgttgaaGTATGAAATTGTATTCAGTAAGTATTTCCTACTCTTATCTTTAAGTTTCACTTTTGAAGGTATGTGGTTTTGGCTTTTAAAGTCAAAGGAGTCCTATAAAGGAGTTCCTATAAAAGatttgtataaaaatacaatcacacttttaaatgtatgaaaaataacatttttaagtcCAATTTAAATAGACTATAATGATATAATGCCTCATAAATAACATCAatactgacagataaatgtgttcaggcctggactcttatcaaacatgagaaatttggggcagattggacagtGTAAAGTCGAgtaaacttcctgtttaatgccccaaacatgttttggggAAAAACTGACCACCACGCCACGCCATGCCAAGGGCattccatgaaaactaaaaagcttcACAATTTAACGttgcaaaggtctttagatgacacCGACCAAATTTGATGTCACTcgggttaaatctctaggaggggtttgttaaaatacaacatctgcaaatggcaaaaactgtgaaaaaattgcaaagtaaattcaaaatggctgacttcctgttggacttaagtatggctccaagaggctttttttgtGCGTCTGGACATGGTACATGTGCCTACTAAATTTCGTTCATTGTCAAACTTGTcaaaggtgggggctttgaatttgaaattttctagggggcaccCTTACgtcattttgccacacccaagcccaagacccatatcagacaAGTAAATACACCACTTCTGATGTGCGCCCAGTTTCCTGAGTTTTCAAGTATCCCTAGCCCCTCAAATacagtttcctgtttccaatAATGTATCACCATGGCAATGGATtttgataaaaactcaaaagcttctcCATTTAGCATCATCAATGTCATACAACATGGCAGACCATATTTTAGGAGGACGCAGTTAACCTGCTAGGAGTTCTGGTGAATGTCACTGGGTCCACTCAAAGAAAGGAAATCAAGGGCTACTACCTCTAGGGAGTTAGATACCTCAACAGGTTTGAGTGAGGCTCGTGGTTCAGCCCTTTCTCTCTGTAGGCTTCAGACAATACACCCAGCTTGAAACTCCTGTATCTCCTTTTCCATGCCTGGCCAATAAATGGCATTCTCTTTTGCTTGGTGTGTCATATTTTAagctattcctctgcctcctttagtgataatggtacgtgtaaaaatatagtttatttGTAGTGTTGGAGGCGAGGCTTAATGAATTGGAAGcgcggctccgcaccatggaaaacCAATCATTAGCTAgtgtagttagccagcccccagtagccGGTGCGGGCTGACCTAGCATAACTCCTACTCCCCTGGTAGTTCCTgagcagccgggaagccagggtggctgggtgactgtcgGACGGAcgcatagccctaagcagaagcccatggttcaccaccaaccagttcacgTTTCTAACAGTTTCTCCCCACTCAGTGACACACCCACTGAGAAACCAACTCTGTTTACTGGCAGCTCCATAGTGTGAAATGTGAAGGTAGTGACACCAGCGACCATGGTCAAATGCACTCATGGGGCCAGAGCGAGCAACAtagaatcaaatttaaaactgctggctaaggatAAGCATAACTATGGTAGGATTGTTATTCATGTCGGTGGGAATGACTCTCGATTCCGCCAATTGGAGGTcactaaaattaatgttgagtcggtgtaTACATATGCAAAGATAATGTCAGGCTCCATAGTTTTTCTCTGGGCCcctgcctaatctgaccagtgatgacatgtatagctgCATGTCATCATTCAACCACTGGCTGTcaaggtggtgtccagcaaacgatgtgggcttcacAGGctattggcagactttctggggaagacctggtctgattaggagagacggcatacatcccactttggatggagctgctctcatatctagaaacatggctgagtttattagtagaccaaaaccatgacaacccagatttgagaccaggaggcagagcttcAGTCCTACATGCTCCTCTGCGCTTCCagtagagcagttacccacccaaaaccacatagaaactgcctgtcccccgaccacttaaatcaattgaATCTAAAGTAAACCAAAGAgaattcattcataaaaatctgacaaaaaataacaccaccactgcaatagtacaacaaaataggagaattaaatgtggactcttaaacattaagtctgtcatctaaagctgtattaGTACATAATGATCTAATCTCAgattatcatattgatttattttgtcttactgaaacttGGCTGTGTCTGTAAATAATTGTAATTACACCCAAAATGTAactgcaataaaaaa
Protein-coding regions in this window:
- the LOC137178753 gene encoding LOW QUALITY PROTEIN: uncharacterized protein (The sequence of the model RefSeq protein was modified relative to this genomic sequence to represent the inferred CDS: substituted 1 base at 1 genomic stop codon), whose translation is MDLELLLNASDEDSFEVPESPGVRSFRQPRLRSSVSLIPASRPSSSVDDGIVEPSIPSGSRGRSRTRRPKEATYSRRSLQPRSRSRSPPKRSSHRAQRSPRLRRTDRSSAPNMSEWTVARLKHFLSQNNIPFHRTDNKARLFQLYTNSLKDSTLSRPSSHDLPGSRRRARDDVRDVTARRTATRTPSSSATSASPVQSASNPMQALSAPQPFPPPTFSSAALTSHAYTFHHPSIPSSSPAPISAAPSLPAISAAPPPTPTTAAAQTAQTTAGPSSSTSYTQPVPPLSSFHPPCLLPYPPAPHDPHSSITRTTAPAPPYPTALHTASLGLFLAPTPPSSIYTLATAQPPVRPLASARPSPVSPTLRQQILTGNYIDLAQLIHPTSINPHIPRELLTSFGPSELKQPLPARSKDLTPPVASNSSTTYWGTLDHELYCQVFAARASLHCETCGAPSHPAAACTLSAPLPRASVTDKRSPAMPHYLPSVAPPPSITPKPALDHPSILGPLPKGTDRRGRPVLYQGGRMICNNFNDLSCSSSSCKFLHTCSFCGGAHARATCPHNPTKQQLCKHLNTPVNINALATALQNHPDTQFVNFLIQGFTYGFHPGLQATPESTHICNNLQSALSEPTTVDRLLQKEVDDAFMIGPFSSPPFPSFRVSPIGVATRKYSGKKRLIIDLSSPHGSTFPSINSLIPSLDFSMQYATIDHAISLIRLAGQGAWLSKADITSAFKVLPIHPDYWHPFGVSWKGAYYFAVRLTFGCKSSPKIFDSLSEALCWILSNNYKLPYIIHLLDDFLTVTPPSSPPSYGLTTMISAFTDLGVPLSPEKTEGPSTSLEFLGITLNSITLQASLPTEKLHRISLLIQNFLMANTCTKRQLLSLLGHFNYATRIIPQGRSFLSHLLSIATAVPSIHDHVTLDSACKMELKMWHQFLSSWNGISFFYDIHVTDANDIQLYTDAAPSVGFGCYYGGRWFSAEWPPDFSSLAPSSTISEMYPIVIAAILWGHEWSKKTIAIHSDNSAVVDILNKGRSHNLDIMQFMRKLTLVSAQHXFIIRALHIPGHKNAIADSLSRFMFQKFRQLAPASNPLPTPVPPFSATIYN